The DNA window CTTCCTTTACTTTCTCCTCTCATTCTTAACCCCCAACAAGCCAATGCTGCAGCTGAAGATTCTCTTTCCGAATGGGAAAGAGTTTACCTTCCCATTGATCCTGGTGTTGTGCTCCTTGACATTGCCTTTGTTCCTGATGACACGAACCATGGTAAGTAAGTTCGTCAACAGAAATTTTTCACTACTCTTGCTGTATATACAATGTCTCTGACATTGCATAACATCCCTCTTTTTCATTTCCCACCTATTATAATTATTACCTTTTTGTGGATATTGGCGAGAGGGAGGGGTGGTGTGTGTATAGATATATAGATTGGATGAATGCTTTGAAGACTTTGGTCTGAACTTTATTTGGTATTAGTTGGGTTAATTAAGCTTATGTAGAATCATTTTGGTTgaattaacttatttttgttCGTACTTGAGAATTTGAAGACTTGTTCTTTGGTTTTGTAGGGTTCTTGTTGGGGACAAGGCAGACAATCATGGAAACTAAAGATGGTGGAAATACTTGGGTCCAGCGGTCAATACCTTCGGCAGAAGATGAGGATTTTAACTATAGGTTTAATTCGATTAGTTTTAAGGGGAAGGAAGGATGGATTGTTGGAAAGCCTGCAATTCTGCTGTACACTGCAGATTCCGGAGAAACATGGGAGAGAATACCATTAAGTGCTCAACTCCCTGGTGATATGGTAATCTTGTACTTGTAGTAGTGAGTATCAATTAGTGATGTTTTAGTGGCTGGGATTTGTAGTACTTCTGTTAATTCTCAAGGGATATGAAAGACAAGAGAATCGTTTCATGAAGGAACTTGAATTTTGCAGATATTTTACCCCCTTTTTAGTTGTTCCGTGTAAGTATGGATAGGGAAAAGTAGTTGATTCCCTTCCAACATTTTGCAGGTCTATATAAAGGCAACTGGAGAAAAGAGTGCGGAGATGGTAACAGACGAAGGTGCAATATATATCACATCAAATAGGGGTTATAACTGGAGGGCTGCAGTTCAGGAGTCTGTTTCGGCAACTCTTAACAGGTTGGTTTGCTTGAGATAAAAAGTTAATCTAAATAGTGCTATATAGTGTCTGAGGAGTATTTGCTTAGCTGTAGGAACAGTTGGATTTGTAGATAAAGCAGTTCAATTCTGAAAATGTGATCTAGCAAAGGATATCTTTTTAAGTTTATCTTATGGGCCATCTTCCTTTTGTTTGAGATGGTTACACAACCACTTTGCATCCTCTCTAAAAAGCTAAGAGTTCTATTCACTATGGAGTCAAGATCCTGAATTCTTTTAGATCacaagtttttaatttcaagcgGGCAAGATATTCACATAGCTTCTTGCTTTTGCAGAACAGTTTCTAGTGGTATTAGTGGTGCAAGTTACTATACAGGGACTTTTAATACTGTGAATCGCTCTCCaaatggaaactatgttgccgTCTCAAGCCGTGGTAACTTCTATCTGACGTGGGAGCCTGGTCAGGTCATGCTCATTTTCTTGTTGCCGTCTAGATTTTTGCATGTGTACATCTGTAACTTATTAATGGGCTTCATGAGGCATGCCCGCTCTTAAACCTTTTAAGTGTTTGCGTGTGTAGACACATGCATAAGTGCTTACAGCCTTACAGGCATGTACACTTTATTAACTGCAATTCATTACTTTCCATATTTTCAGGCATTCTGGCAGCCGCATAACAGAGCAATTGCAAGAAGAATTCAAAACATGGGATGGAGGGCGGATGGTGGGCTCTGGCTTCTTGTTCGTGGAGGGGGGCTTTATCTTAGCAAAGGCACTGGGGTAAGTTGATAAGAAGAATGTGAAGAAACTATTATTCTGTGCATGTGATGATCCTGAATCAGTGAATTGGTTACATAATGATAAGATGGTAAGTTTATATCAACATTAGTTGTTGCACCCTTCGAAACTAGTATATCAACAGTGACTTGACATCCCACTAGATGAACTAGTATATCAACAGTGACTTGACATCCCACTAGATGAAGTCCTTATTAGTCGAGAAACACCCAATTATTCATTCCTCTGTGAATGTGAACTAAGGAAGACTTGATGCTTTCAATGGATTTGCTTGATATAGTTTGACTTttaaatacacataaaattCTAGACAAACAAAGCATCATCTGGACATGTATATGATTATTGTAGGGATTATAACACGTGAATGTCTCATAATCactggtatttttattttcacctatTTTTATTGCGTTGCAGTCTACTTtacttatttgtttattatatgTCCTTGTAGTGTTTCCAGTTGTATAATCCgtgttttctcttttcatgTCCTATCTTTTTCGATGTAGATTACTGTCAGTTTACAAGCATTGGTTATAGAATAGGaccagattttttttctgtattgGTGTTGAAGCTCAGCTACTTTTTGATGTTTCAGATATCAGAGGAGTTTGAAGAAATTCCAGTGCAAAGTAGGGGGTTTGGCATTCTTGATGTAGGGTACCGTTCAAAGGTAACAGTTTTCTGATTAATTCAAGGGTATAACCGCAACAGAATTAGTTCCATTACGATGATGTGTTGATAAATGGCTTCACTTCAAGAAGTTCTGCATTGTAACATGTGTCGCTCAACAAAACCATGCTTGTCCTATGTGTCACGAATATGCATCCATCTGCATTTACTGACAAGTGATTTGTGTCTTGCATATGCAACTTGTTCCACTGTCAAGTTTTTCTATGGGCCTCTCAACTTTCCAAGTTTCTACATTCATACTGTAAATGGTTTCTTTGTGCAGGAAGAGGCTTGGGCAGCAGGAGGCAGTGGGGTTCTGTTGAGAACTACCAATGGTGGCAAGACATGGACCCGTGACAAAGCAGCTGATAATATCGCTGCAAATCTTTACTCGGTGAAGTGAGTCTCATTATATTAACAGCTAGCATAGATAATCTCCAACATTGATTAGCAGGTTTCCAAATGCAATGTATATGTCTTCTTGTGGTCTTGGATTGCACCCCAACAcctttcatatttcatttttcaCTCTGATTTGAAATGCACCTTTTTGTTGAGGAAGAAAATGAACTTTACTGGCCAATGCTTTTACCTGTTTAACTTTGCACTCAGAGGCAGTCAACTCATAAACTATTCGTATCTATGATCTTTTTTTCTGCAGGTTTATTGATGACAAGAAAGGATTTGTTCTGGGAAATGATGGAGTCCTGCTTCGGTATCTTGGATAAAGACATTGCCGTCTCATGGTAACTGAATGGATTCTCccattttatttactttaatagttttattgAGGGCGTGTAAAATGAACATGTAAATTTGTGTAGGCTTCCACATATTTGATGGAAATTTTTGGCCATGCAAAGATCTAGGAGAAATGCTTTCTGAATGGCTGGATCAAATTCCTGAATTCCTCTGTGTGCAGGTTTCTCAATGATGCTGCGATTTTGTATGCATAAAGCACTCCATGCTGTGAAGAGAGGAACAAAGTTTCatattgcatgtattttttcaTGCAACTATAATATGTGAATGGCTGCTACATTTCATTACAAGTGGTGGTGTTCTTTAAAGTAAAGTTTGCGCTAAGACAATAGGATATCGATGGACAAATTCGAGTTATTTCATGGAATAACACTCGTATATATTGAGCTCGTAATGGTACCTCGCAATTCAAAAGTTTCTCTACGGCTGAAGAATAAGCGTGTTCTTGGGCCATCGTAGAAACATGGATAGGGTCGACGACGGAATGAACAACGAAACTTTACGACAGCTCTTTAGTACACGTTCACTTGCATCACATAGATTTGATTCGGAGAAGGATTCAGATTTGTTCGCTCGACTCGTACTTGTCCTGGCTAATTGTGAGGCTGGAAGCCCTTTAACCTGAATAACATATCAATGGTGTCTACTACAGTCAATTGTGAGGGTGACTAAGCAGAAGCTAGCTAAAAATATGGCCATACTGAGTCTGCATGTAAAGAGCCCCTGATAAAAGTCCAGTTTATGTGGAGATTCTGAAATATCTCTAACTCGCTGCTTCACATAATGTTTAGGAAATGCTAAGCATGTGGTAAAGTTACCAAAGCAAGCCTAATGGCTATGGATAATGAGATGTTCTTATTCTCATTCCTTGCAAAACTAGGGCTCGAGTTTCTTTGAAAATTAGAGAAAGTTGTCATATCTTAACTAGACAATACCAAGTACGTTGCAGTTAGATGTACAAAACttcaatgataaaattcaattataagcAACATCATTTTTACTGAAAAAgaaagggggagagagagacaaggaaagaggaaaaaaattgtcattaaattaatttatacttaaaaaaaatattaaattaatattttttaagatttttttaatagttttaatgtgtcatgaaaaaaatataaaaaaaaatattatttatatatatttttaattaaaaaaatattttaaaaaacactctattatagtaataatatatttttaattaaaaatcacttttaataatatatttttaattaaaaatcatttttaagaaACATACTGGAAACATGATTAATGGGCCTATAACTGACCCGGTAAAGATTGCTTTAACTTGAGTTATCTTCTACTACATATTTGAGTTAGTCCATCACTACTACATATCTGAGTTAGATTAGAAAGAATGATCGAAattaaatctcataattattaacttaataataattaaaaactgcTTCTAGTCAAGCATTATTTAGATGTATAAAACttcaatgataaaattcaattatatgcaATATCATTTTCAccgaaaaagaaagagagagagaaggaaagagagagagaaaatgtagctttaaattacttttagcttataaaaatattaaattaatgtttttttagattattttttaatagttttattgtgttgatatgaaaaaaatataaaaaaaatattatttagatgtattttcaattaaaaagcatttttaaaaagtactttATACCAcattaacaatattattttaatatatttttaattaaaaattatttttaaaaaacacacccATATAAAATACCACAGGTAGATGTATAAAACTTCAATGGTTAAATTCATTTATATGAAACATCATtttcaaagagagagagagagagtaccattaatattttttttcataaaaatattaaattaatgttttttttaaataataatttggatgtgtcactattaaaaaaaattaaaaaaatattatttagatgtatttttaattaaaaaatattttgaaaaacacctcatatcatattaaaaatattattttaatatcagattCTAGATTTTCTCCTTAAAGGTTACCAGTTCGAGTTTCACAAACCTCAgagtcactggagacttacatggtcgttaacttcaaggcccttgagattagtcgaggtgcgcacaagctgatCTGGACACCtacggtaataaaaaaaataaattattttaatatatttttaattaaaattcacttttaaaaaacactcaaTACACATGATTAATGGGCCCTATAATTGACCCGTTAGAGATTGCTCTCAATTGAGTTACCTTAGCCCATCACTACTCAACCTTCTAGTCTGCTGTGGCCTTTAGCCCAACTTGTACTTGCAAAAATTTCTGGCCTTCCCCTATTTCACTACAAAGCAGCAAGCTTTCTCCCCTCTCCTGTAATAAAACCAGCAATCTTGacgaagagaagaaaaaaaaaacaaatgagccTGAGAAATCTAAATGAATGGACGATTATTGCCAAAGAAGCGTTCAACGGATCCTTCTTAGTAGCCAAAGCTCTTTGCTTTCTCCATGTCACCAAAACCTATGTCTTCACTGTTGCTTCTGTAAGTATAAATAAGCATAAAGTAATGCTTTTTATCTGTTTCTTTAAGTATTTAAGCATTGACGGGGGGTGTTGCAGCTCTATGGACCAAGTATGCTCCCTACCTTTAACATTAGTGGTGATTTGGCATTGGCTGAGAAGATTTCACACAAGCTTGGCAAAGTGGGTGCTGGAGATATTGTTCTTGTTACATCACCCGTGGAGCCAAGAAAAATTGTGACTAAAAGAGTTGTAGGTGTTGAGGGTGATTCTGTTACTTATGTTGTTGATCCCAAAAACAGTGATAGAACTGAGACTATTGTggtatgtgtttgttttttttttttttttttggttgggttttgaagattttgcCTTTAGTGTTGTTAAAGCTAAGCGTGATGTCTTTTTGTTGATGGTTTTTTAGTGATTCTGCTttgtttggttgattttgatgcTTTTCTTAATGGGTTTTGGTGGGTGTGGTTTGGTTAggtaattgttgattttttgcTTGCTGGATTTGTGGATTATTGCTATTTTGCTTTAAAGATTGTTGATTGTTAGCTTAGGAAATGAAAAGGTTTGCTCTTTTTGTTTAGGTTCCTAAGGGCCATATTTGGGTAGAGGGAGATAACATATATAAAAGCAAGGATTCAAGAAACTTCGGGGCAGTTTCTTATGGCCTTCTTCAAGGGAAAATGTTTTGGAAGGTAAGCCTATTTTCTTCCTTGGCGTACTTTTGTTgggttttgaaagtttttttttttttttttacctttcataGAGCACATTGTTCTGGTTTTTCTATGAAGAATATGTGGGCTATCAACAGTAATGTTCgcatcatgttaaaaataattattttgacgTAGCTGGCATCAGTCGAGGGCAACTGAGATTTTTTGTTCAACACTATTCGAGGAATTTTGAGCTGTAGGATTAAAACTGTGCAAAATGAAACTTTAGTAATGGTTGAGTGGAGTATGTTTTATAAGAGGTTAAGACCTAGGAAGTGACCATTGATCTCTTGTTTTCCAAGGCATTGGAATAGACTGAAAATGATCTTGTATGTTGCGCTAATGCACAAAATGTCCATGAGTTTGCAGGCTGGTTAACTAGACCTGGCAGGTGTAGGAAAAATTCTATCAAGTAATATGAACCAATATTATTGTAAAGAATGTTGGTGGTAAACCAAAAATATGTCTTACCAATCCACATGTGGAAGAGTGATGGGGAATAAGGGAGGCCATCTAAGACGAGGCAGCATCTACTTGGGATTGACATGGCAGCCCAAGCAGTAGGTACAAGCTTagtgagtttttgtttttgcattacaacctacttttcaaattgttttttgactgaaaaagtatgttttttaggtgtttatggatgattttgtagtgctgatatcaaaaataaaaataaaaaaatctgaaaaaacattattttgatattaattaaaaggcTTTTAAAAAGCATCtgcaccacaatatcaaacacacttaGTTTAATTTTGCTAAGAATGATGTGATATTGATTACAACCACTATGCTATATGACAAGAAGTCATTCCTGGACTGTCTTAGACTCTTAGTAATCATCACGTTGAAATGTAGGTTTTATTAGAACTTAAATGGTGTTGGACTGTAACATCTGGGGGGTGCCTTTGAAGGCACTGTTCACCGCACTGTGAATagtgcttctttttttattacttcgATCAACAaacttctttaattttattcttccaaGTTACATTAGCATTGTTTTATATGTTGATATTCTTGCATTCTCTTGCATGTACAAAGTGTCGataaattaaagattgattctgtgaaattaaactttatttgtgGTTTGAAAAAGGAACTAGAAGAAGAaccaaatttaacaataaaaaaaaggacccTGTTTAGATGTTGATGAGAATATACTTAAATTTTCTCTCTGAAATTTCAATTCAACTATTGTTTGGTAATTGTTGTTTTAGtagtttatattttgatttcaaactttatttttttcatgattcagTCTCTAGATGTTAGAGA is part of the Populus trichocarpa isolate Nisqually-1 chromosome 7, P.trichocarpa_v4.1, whole genome shotgun sequence genome and encodes:
- the LOC7457184 gene encoding uncharacterized protein LOC7457184, giving the protein MSLRNLNEWTIIAKEAFNGSFLVAKALCFLHVTKTYVFTVASLYGPSMLPTFNISGDLALAEKISHKLGKVGAGDIVLVTSPVEPRKIVTKRVVGVEGDSVTYVVDPKNSDRTETIVVPKGHIWVEGDNIYKSKDSRNFGAVSYGLLQGKMFWKIWPPKDFGPLGNKEQNS
- the LOC7457185 gene encoding photosystem II stability/assembly factor HCF136, chloroplastic, coding for MASLTSPTFTTNTRCLQRPQNSHSPSQQPRLSQRPELNRRHFISQTASLSSLPLLSPLILNPQQANAAAEDSLSEWERVYLPIDPGVVLLDIAFVPDDTNHGFLLGTRQTIMETKDGGNTWVQRSIPSAEDEDFNYRFNSISFKGKEGWIVGKPAILLYTADSGETWERIPLSAQLPGDMVYIKATGEKSAEMVTDEGAIYITSNRGYNWRAAVQESVSATLNRTVSSGISGASYYTGTFNTVNRSPNGNYVAVSSRGNFYLTWEPGQAFWQPHNRAIARRIQNMGWRADGGLWLLVRGGGLYLSKGTGISEEFEEIPVQSRGFGILDVGYRSKEEAWAAGGSGVLLRTTNGGKTWTRDKAADNIAANLYSVKFIDDKKGFVLGNDGVLLRYLG